A single window of Pyrus communis chromosome 10, drPyrComm1.1, whole genome shotgun sequence DNA harbors:
- the LOC137747859 gene encoding uncharacterized protein gives MDKRLRSSLQSSADEFLSSAAKQTLKSSKPSLKTLIHGIKPSSYLSSSLPLALSHSISQAIQSFRNLLEPNQNPNPKPNSPRSPPTKRPRRSSRRSKTRPEPDSDDPDANPERERKRLLSELQVLAFIAQLCISHPQNAFSPLDLLTGVQSLHDSLIILESDSVLVSEIAGLCEQWWKEELPSRESLISQSLPFLLSRSLTLQKKADVHRVYALREAFTCFDFEDESIEDLKLLLIRCVISPLYLKAEEGKKFLAFLFGLSLQLLKEVLAMIRSQVPFGRKSMLEAYGDVLFRAWKVADGDSRSEIENGFLQGLIEGAIHASSGALAASIRRVLGGFINQRTTAGVEKLLFQLSEPVIFRSLQVANSNVRQNALHLLLDLFPLEDPDSTKEVKDSLLDKQFFLLERLLTDDCPDVRVVAVEGSCRVLHLFWEIIPLSTITKLITKIFDDMSHDVCHEVRLSTLNGIIYLFGNPQCHQILNVLLPRLGHLMLHNVLSVRAAMADLLLVIRDIPNFQFHKVVKLDVLLSDLANDQPQVAQKITKLLLPSYFPSKVSVEAACNRCATLIKRSPMAGARFCEFAVSQGASLKSLMELVRVLITLVLLPSNLDEDQIEGLLLAAANLCNTLASESVFKNALKEFFDGEKLKCLFAAASTRSAQSSVFNIVSTVSPDDLAGLLDECMNLVTNCSGLSKDAERQAEVRSAHKLLLSCDGVDGILEALTAFLQKAAYRCHVKFGNELPNLSVFSAKRKKSKSYSKISARWRNVGGKKPTNFENDYSVAVGMAWQIRDLLASDNTRKSILGSQVLESLFQSLNVISEVSIVQCMHCEYMDTSPVLAYTALALHMSLQNASSTTKDCGTKSKDRTDSTRSSSEARLDTGVIHLPQYHCLKSCFSFLFQQTELEHTLDHLVNCAEKLFRADDAGGSGKISPRPKHSSKKSSNRREKRQRESHTDASSPSDSGCYTEPKKLSNKVKMLTAVLRFVVDAATIGSVPQIQERCLKFTSGYIRCVVSKLEQLSREPFQFEEEDLKDMVLCLKSSFTYAAKLLNLALKDVTEASPALTEASDLANDLLDLIISIELYLGSNYVAHLVTGVKSWLPDLILALGSGHIVEQIKGEVMEITTADRIRLRFPSWLLILAKTELSEISEARPEDGDSKPDEFPAFKNLLNMIVTLLKGNISIRNVFGVIFLISAVIGMQKKNFGLVLGLVRFACLKVFREDEREWGNMMLASLQELYPQIEREIEEDIEEDRRENLRNAKELLEPIWMYHMYETGKVSMED, from the exons ATGGATAAGCGGCTCCGCTCATCCCTTCAGTCCTCCGCCGACGAATTCCTGAGCTCCGCCGCAAAGCAAACCCTAAAATCCTCAAAGCCCTCTCTCAAAACCCTAATCCACGGCATCAAGCCTTCCTCCTAcctctcctcctctctccctctcgcTCTGTCCCACTCCATTTCCCAAGCTATACAATCCTTCCGGAACCTTCTGGAGCccaaccaaaaccctaaccctaaacctaacTCCCCGCGCTCTCCTCCCACCAAGCGGCCCCGGAGGTCTTCTAGGCGCTCCAAGACTCGACCAGAACCTGATTCAGACGACCCAGACGCTAACCCGGAGCGAGAGAGGAAACGCCTTCTTTCGGAACTTCAAGTTTTAGCATTTATCGCACAATTGTGCATTTCGCATCCCCAGAACGCATTCTCGCCGTTGGATTTGTTGACCGGAGTTCAGTCGCTGCACGACAGTCTGATTATTTTGGAGTCGGACTCGGTGCTGGTTTCGGAGATCGCGGGTTTGTGCGAGCAATGGTGGAAGGAGGAGCTGCCGAGTCGAGAATCACTGATTTCTCAGTCGCTCCCTTTCTTGCTCTCGAGATCTTTGACTCTGCAAAAGAAGGCAGATGTTCACAGAGTCTACGCGCTCCGGGAGGCCTTTACTTGCTTTGATTTCGAAGACGAGAGCATTGAGGACTTGAAGCTCTTGTTAATTCGGTGTGTGATTTCGCCACTGTATCTGAAAGCAGAGGAGGGGAAGAAGTTCCTTGCATTTCTATTTGGGTTGAGTTTGCAGCTGTTGAAGGAAGTTTTGGCAATGATTCGATCTCAGGTTCCGTTTGGTCGAAAGTCAATGCTGGAGGCCTATGGGGACGTCCTGTTTCGGGCTTGGAAAGTGGCGGATGGCGACTCGAGAAGTGAGATCGAGAATGGGTTTTTGCAGGGTTTGATTGAGGGTGCAATACATGCCAGTTCTGGAGCTCTTGCTGCTTCGATTAGAAGGGTTTTGGGAGGGTTTATAAACCAGAGGACCACTGCTGGTGTTGAGAAGCTTCTTTTCCAGCTGTCTGAACCTGTGATATTTCGCTCGCTGCAG GTTGCGAATTCTAATGTTCGTCAAAATGCGCTGCATTTGCTGCTGGACTTGTTTCCTCTTGAAGATCCTGATTCCACAAAAGAAGTGAAAGATTCCTTGCTTGATAAGCAGTTCTTTTTATTGGAGAGATTACTCACCGATGATTGTCCAGACGTGAGAGTGGTTGCGGTGGAAGGGTCTTGTCGAGTGCTTCATCTATTTTGGGAAATCATCCCTTTGAGTACAATCACAAAGCTAATTACCAAAATTTTTGACGATATGTCACACGATGTATGTCATGAGGTTAGACTTTCCACACTGAATGGCATAATCTATTTGTTTGGAAATCCACAATGCCATCAAATTCTCAACGTTCTTCTGCCCAGATTGGGTCATTTGATGCTGCACAATGTCCTATCAGTAAGAGCTGCAATGGCAGATCTCCTCCTTGTTATAAGGGATATTCCAAATTTCCAGTTCCATAAG GTGGTGAAATTAGATGTATTATTGTCGGACCTAGCAAATGATCAACCTCAAGTTGCTCAGAAAATTACAAAACTGCTTTTGCCATCATACTTTCCTTCAAAAGTGTCTGTTGAAGCAGCATGTAATCGTTGTGCTACGCTCATTAAAAGGTCTCCAATGGCTGGAGCCAGGTTTTGTGAATTTGCTGTGTCCCAAGGGGCATCTCTCAAGTCTCTGATGGAACTTGTTCGAGTATTGATTACTTTGGTCTTGCTGCCTAGTAATCTAGATGAAGATCAAATTGAAGGTCTACTTCTTGCTGCTGCCAACCTTTGCAATACCCTAGCAAgcgagtcagttttcaagaatGCTCTTAAAGAGTTCTTCGATGGTGAAAAGTTGAAGTGCTTGTTTGCTGCTGCTTCTACTCGGTCTGCTCAGTCTTCTGTATTCAACATTGTCTCAACTGTCTCTCCAGATGATCTAGCTGGACTTCTTGACGAATGCATGAACCTGGTCACTAATTGTAGTGGTTTATCCAAAGATGCCGAGAGGCAAGCTGAAGTGAGGTCTGCTCACAAATTGTTGCTGTCTTGTGATGGGGTTGATGGTATTCTTGAAGCTCTAACAGCATTCCTGCAGAAAGCTGCCTATCGTTGCCATGTTAAATTTGGCAATGAATTACCAAATCTGAGTGTTTTCTctgcaaaaagaaagaaatcaaaGTCCTATAGCAAAATTTCAGCTCGATGGAGAAATGTTGGCGGGAAAAAACCAACCAATTTTGAGAACGATTATTCAGTGGCAGTAGGAATGGCCTGGCAAATTAGAGATTTACTTGCATCTGACAACACTCGGAAATCTATATTGGGGTCTCAAGTTCTAGAGTCGTTATTTCAATCCTTAAATGTCATTTCGGAGGTCAGCATTGTGCAGTGCATGCATTGTGAATATATGGACACATCTCCTGTCTTGGCATATACAGCTCTTGCTCTGCATATGTCTCTTCAAAATGCCAGTTCGACTACAAAAGATTGCGGTACAAAAAGTAAAGATAGGACTGATTCCACAAGATCTAGTTCTGAGGCAA GACTTGACACTGGTGTAATTCATCTGCCACAATATCACTGTTTAAAGtcttgcttttcttttctttttcagcaGACTGAGTTGGAACATACATTGGATCACCTGGTTAACTGTGCAGAGAAGCTATTTCGGGCAGATGATGCTGGAGGGtctggaaaaatttctccacgaCCTAAGCATTCTAGCAAGAAGTCTTCCAACCGTCGTGAGAAAAGACAGAGAGAATCGCATACTGATGCCTCAAGTCCAAGTGATAGTG GATGCTATACAGAACCAAAGAAGTTATCAAACAAGGTGAAGATGCTTACTGCAGTCTTAAGGTTTGTGGTTGATGCCGCTACAATAGGTTCTGTTCCTCAAATTCAGGAAAGGTGCTTAAAGTTCACATCAGGTTACATAAGATGTGTCGTATCTAAGTTGGAGCAACTATCTCGTGAGCCTTTTCAATTTGAGGAGGAGGATTTGAAGGATATGGTTCTCTGTTTGAAGAGCTCCTTCACATATGCAGCCAAGTTACTGAATCTAGCTCTTAAAGATGTTACTGAAGCTTCACCAGCACTCACTGAAGCTTCTGATCTTGCCAACGATCTGCTTGATTTAATCATCTCGATTGAGTTGTACTTGGGTTCTAACTACGTTGCTCATTTGGTGACAGGGGTAAAGTCTTGGCTTCCTGACTTGATTCTAGCATTAGGATCTGGGCACATTGTAGAACAGATTAAGGGAGAAGTGATGGAAATAACTACAGCTGACCGCATCAGACTCCGCTTTCCATCATGGCTTCTGATTTTAGCTAAAACTGAGCTCTCTGAAATAAGTGAAGCTAGGCCAGAAGATGGAGATTCCAAACCAGATGAGTTTCCTGCTTTTAAGAATCTTCTTAACATGATTGTTACATTGTTGAAAGGAAATATCAGCATAAGGAACGTGTTTGGGGTAATTTTCTTGATTAGCGCGGTCATTGGGATGCAAAAGAAGAACTTCGGGTTGGTTTTGGGACTCGTACGCTTTGCATGCCTGAAGGTATTCAGGGAAGACGAGAGAGAGTGGGGCAATATGATGTTGGCTTCTCTTCAAGAGCTTTACCCTCAGATTGAGAGAGAAatagaagaagacattgaagaAGACAGAAGGGAAAATCTGCGAAATGCTAAGGAATTGCTTGAACCAATTTGGATGTATCATATGTATGAAACTGGGAAGGTTTCTATGGAGGACTAA